A stretch of Kaistella flava (ex Peng et al. 2021) DNA encodes these proteins:
- a CDS encoding SDR family NAD(P)-dependent oxidoreductase, whose protein sequence is MRNILIVGAGKGIGLKSAELLKDENLFTISRNSTPELESLGTHFFQLDVSTDDLSEVSLPDELHGVVFCPGSINLKPFNRLSEADFLADFNKNFMGAVRIIMKCLPALKKSKSASIVLFSTVAVKVGMPFHTSIAASKGAIEGFAKSLAAELAISNIRVNVIAPSLSDTSLAAQLLSTEEKRIASAKRHPLQRVGLPEDSANMVEFLLSDKSSWMTGQIIGIDGGLGNIKL, encoded by the coding sequence ATGAGAAATATACTGATTGTCGGCGCCGGAAAAGGAATTGGATTGAAATCTGCAGAACTTTTAAAAGATGAAAACCTCTTCACGATTTCCAGGAACTCGACACCCGAATTAGAAAGTTTAGGAACTCACTTTTTTCAGTTAGATGTTTCTACGGATGATCTAAGTGAAGTATCTTTGCCCGACGAATTGCACGGCGTTGTTTTTTGTCCGGGATCGATTAATTTGAAACCATTTAATCGTTTGTCAGAAGCAGATTTTTTGGCAGATTTTAATAAGAATTTTATGGGTGCGGTAAGAATTATTATGAAATGTTTGCCAGCTTTAAAGAAATCGAAATCGGCGAGTATCGTTCTTTTTTCAACCGTTGCGGTAAAAGTAGGAATGCCTTTTCATACATCAATTGCTGCAAGTAAAGGTGCGATTGAAGGTTTTGCAAAGAGTTTGGCGGCGGAATTAGCGATATCAAATATTCGGGTTAATGTAATTGCGCCATCGCTTTCTGATACTTCTTTAGCGGCGCAACTTCTTTCAACAGAGGAAAAAAGAATAGCGTCAGCAAAAAGACATCCTTTGCAAAGAGTAGGTCTGCCGGAAGATAGCGCCAACATGGTCGAGTTTCTGCTTTCAGATAAAAGCTCTTGGATGACGGGACAAATTATAGGAATTGATGGTGGTTTAGGAAATATAAAACTGTAG
- a CDS encoding DUF5684 domain-containing protein, whose amino-acid sequence MMTLLQMNPYEGMNSGDATGAFAMGLGMMIFFLIFYVFYSFCLYKIFQKAGREDAWAAFIPIYNTIVLLDIVKKPIWWFILLLIPFVNIIFSIIIADRLSKFFGKDILMTILLVVLSFIGLPLLAFGDAVYNPNALPDDRK is encoded by the coding sequence ATGATGACTTTATTACAAATGAATCCTTATGAGGGAATGAATTCCGGAGATGCGACTGGTGCATTTGCCATGGGATTAGGGATGATGATTTTCTTTTTGATTTTCTATGTATTTTATTCATTCTGTCTTTACAAGATTTTTCAAAAAGCAGGAAGAGAAGATGCTTGGGCAGCATTTATTCCCATTTATAACACGATTGTATTACTTGATATTGTTAAAAAACCCATTTGGTGGTTTATTCTTTTGTTGATTCCATTTGTTAATATTATTTTTTCAATTATCATAGCAGATCGCTTATCGAAGTTTTTCGGCAAAGATATTTTAATGACGATACTTTTGGTCGTATTATCATTTATAGGTTTACCACTGCTCGCTTTCGGTGACGCTGTTTACAACCCGAATGCTTTGCCTGATGACAGGAAATAA
- a CDS encoding OsmC family protein codes for MKRNATAIWQGSGKDGKGNLTTQSTTLNQTQYSYSSRFEEGVGTNPEELIAAAHAGCFAMALSFKIDEAGFKAENLETKCVINLDPKEGKITESMLTLMAKVPGISKEKFDILVADAEKNCPISKLLNTEIKVEATLV; via the coding sequence ATGAAAAGAAATGCAACAGCCATTTGGCAAGGTTCAGGCAAAGATGGAAAAGGAAATTTAACCACTCAAAGCACGACTTTGAACCAAACACAATATTCTTACAGCTCTCGTTTTGAAGAAGGTGTAGGAACAAATCCCGAAGAATTAATCGCTGCAGCCCATGCCGGTTGTTTCGCGATGGCTTTATCTTTCAAAATCGATGAAGCCGGTTTTAAAGCTGAAAATTTAGAAACTAAGTGCGTCATAAATTTAGATCCAAAAGAAGGAAAAATAACGGAATCAATGTTGACTTTGATGGCAAAAGTTCCAGGAATTTCTAAAGAAAAATTTGATATATTAGTTGCTGATGCAGAAAAAAACTGTCCGATTTCTAAATTGTTGAATACCGAAATCAAAGTTGAAGCAACTTTAGTTTAA
- a CDS encoding MarR family winged helix-turn-helix transcriptional regulator, translating to MELNLIIEILKELDSFQKLQPGSQKSLEDFRMYLNEKAYENETPRNLTEKFDLKVNDLENEIAKQVIMLGRYSKQLIRKSLENNPNLVNEDFTYLFRMMDYSSLTKMQLIEKNAHEKQTGIEIIKRLVKNGLLVESPDLNDKRSTRISVTEKGKTVFLESMKDITIVSKIMCGKLNEEEKENLLIYLKKLNTFHHTVYTNFKNEELVKILQMVDYD from the coding sequence ATGGAATTAAATTTAATTATTGAGATATTAAAAGAACTGGATTCTTTTCAAAAACTTCAGCCGGGAAGTCAAAAGAGTTTGGAGGATTTCAGAATGTATCTGAATGAGAAAGCCTACGAAAATGAAACACCCAGAAATTTAACCGAGAAGTTTGATTTGAAAGTTAATGATCTTGAAAACGAAATTGCGAAGCAGGTCATTATGCTTGGAAGATATTCTAAACAGTTGATTCGTAAATCTTTGGAGAATAATCCTAATTTGGTGAATGAAGATTTTACCTATCTTTTTAGAATGATGGATTATTCGTCGCTGACCAAAATGCAGCTGATCGAAAAAAACGCACACGAAAAACAAACAGGTATTGAGATTATAAAAAGATTGGTTAAAAATGGTCTTTTAGTCGAAAGTCCTGATTTAAATGATAAAAGAAGTACGCGGATTTCTGTGACGGAAAAAGGGAAAACCGTTTTCCTGGAATCGATGAAAGATATTACAATCGTTTCTAAAATTATGTGTGGAAAATTGAATGAGGAAGAAAAAGAAAACTTGCTGATTTATTTGAAAAAACTCAACACTTTTCACCATACCGTTTATACCAATTTTAAAAATGAAGAATTAGTAAAGATTCTTCAAATGGTTGATTATGACTAA
- a CDS encoding diacylglycerol/lipid kinase family protein — protein MENVAFIINPFSAKKNYQPFLDSLKKAVRNPNFYISESIEGTENFIQQNFYKTDVFVAVGGDGTISSVAKRLINTGKILAIFPAGSGNGFSNENNFSKNLEELLDKIKAKKWREIDTFKVNDKLSINVSGTGFDGKVVKQFEKTSRGFKNYIQVSIKTFFSYKPIKVKFSSEEFKKHDGEYLMLNVANTRQFGNNAYIAPHASTIDGLAEIVLVKKFPLYYGALFAARMFSKSLKEDQYVTYLSVPEIEFTVDTQDWHLDGEYNEIDSPIHIKVLPKSLKILI, from the coding sequence ATGGAAAACGTTGCCTTTATCATCAATCCTTTCTCTGCAAAGAAAAACTATCAGCCATTTCTTGATTCGCTAAAAAAAGCGGTGAGAAATCCTAATTTCTATATTTCAGAATCAATCGAAGGAACTGAAAATTTCATTCAACAAAACTTTTATAAAACTGATGTATTTGTAGCAGTAGGCGGCGATGGAACTATTTCTTCTGTAGCCAAAAGATTGATTAATACCGGCAAAATTCTGGCGATTTTCCCAGCAGGTTCTGGGAATGGATTTTCAAATGAAAACAATTTTTCTAAAAATTTAGAAGAACTTTTAGATAAAATTAAAGCTAAGAAATGGCGAGAAATTGACACTTTCAAAGTTAACGATAAACTGTCCATCAACGTTTCAGGAACAGGTTTTGACGGAAAAGTAGTGAAGCAATTTGAAAAAACAAGTCGAGGTTTTAAAAACTATATTCAAGTATCGATAAAGACTTTCTTTAGTTATAAACCGATTAAGGTGAAATTTTCCTCAGAAGAGTTTAAGAAACACGACGGCGAATATTTAATGTTAAACGTTGCAAATACTCGTCAGTTCGGAAACAACGCGTATATCGCACCTCACGCAAGTACGATCGACGGCTTGGCAGAAATTGTTTTAGTAAAGAAATTTCCGTTGTATTACGGAGCTCTTTTCGCTGCTCGTATGTTTTCTAAAAGTTTAAAAGAAGATCAGTACGTCACTTACCTTTCTGTTCCGGAAATCGAATTTACAGTTGATACCCAAGACTGGCATTTGGACGGAGAATACAATGAAATCGACTCTCCTATTCATATTAAAGTTTTGCCCAAAAGCTTAAAAATTCTTATTTAA
- the gyrB gene encoding DNA topoisomerase (ATP-hydrolyzing) subunit B, with product MSQKEYTASSIQALEGMEHVRMRPSMYIGDVGLRGLHHLVYEVIDNSIDEALAGHCDMISVIIHKGESISVKDNGRGIPVDFHEKEQKSALEVVMTKIGAGGKFDKDSYKVSGGLHGVGVSCVNALSNSLIATVYKDGKVYQQKYSKGKALADVEEIGTTTERGTEVFFQPDDTIFQELIYNYDTLASRLRELSYLNKGITITLTDERFVDEEGVEKHDTFHSEGGLKEFVEYIDGNRESIMNNVIFMEGEKDSIPVEVAMRYNTSYTENLHSYVNNINTHEGGTHLAGFRRALTRTLKKFADELGLPAKEKVEVTGDDFREGLTAVISVKVMEPQFEGQTKTKLGNSEVSGAVDKIVGEMLSNFLEENPNEAKLIVQKVVLAAKARQAAKKARELVQRKSPMGGSGLPGKLSDCSSKDPAISELFLVEGDSAGGTAKQGRDRHFQAILPLRGKILNVEKSMLHKVYDNEEIKNIYTALGVSVGTEEDSKALNIAKLRYHKIVIMCDADIDGAHIATLIMTFFFRYMKELIENGYIYIAQPPLYLLKKGNKKVYAYNEKEREEITLEMSPDGKGVEVQRYKGLGEMNPEQLWDTTLNPEKRMLKQIAIENLAEADNVFSMLMGDEVPPRRAFIEKNAIYAKIDV from the coding sequence ATGAGCCAAAAAGAATATACCGCGAGTAGCATACAAGCACTGGAAGGGATGGAACACGTGAGAATGCGTCCATCAATGTACATTGGTGATGTTGGATTAAGAGGTCTGCATCATTTAGTATATGAAGTAATCGACAACTCTATTGATGAAGCCTTAGCAGGACATTGTGACATGATTTCTGTAATCATTCACAAAGGCGAGTCAATTTCTGTAAAAGATAATGGTCGTGGTATTCCGGTTGATTTTCACGAGAAAGAGCAAAAATCTGCTCTTGAGGTAGTAATGACCAAGATTGGTGCTGGTGGAAAATTCGACAAAGATTCTTATAAAGTTTCTGGTGGATTACACGGTGTTGGGGTTTCTTGTGTGAATGCACTTTCTAATTCGCTGATCGCGACTGTTTATAAAGATGGTAAAGTTTACCAACAAAAATATTCCAAAGGAAAAGCGTTGGCAGATGTAGAAGAAATTGGAACAACTACGGAAAGAGGAACAGAAGTTTTCTTTCAGCCCGATGATACCATTTTCCAGGAATTGATTTATAACTATGATACTTTAGCGAGCAGACTTCGAGAACTTTCTTATTTGAATAAAGGGATTACAATCACTTTAACAGATGAAAGATTTGTGGATGAAGAAGGCGTTGAAAAACATGATACTTTCCACTCTGAAGGCGGTTTGAAGGAGTTTGTTGAATATATCGACGGAAACCGTGAAAGCATTATGAATAATGTCATCTTCATGGAAGGTGAAAAAGACAGTATTCCAGTAGAAGTTGCGATGAGATACAACACTTCTTACACAGAAAATCTACACTCTTACGTTAATAATATTAATACTCATGAAGGTGGAACTCACCTTGCAGGTTTCAGAAGAGCACTGACAAGAACGCTGAAGAAATTTGCGGATGAATTAGGACTTCCGGCCAAAGAAAAAGTAGAAGTTACCGGAGATGATTTCCGTGAAGGTTTAACTGCGGTGATTTCTGTAAAAGTAATGGAACCTCAGTTTGAAGGACAAACCAAAACGAAATTAGGAAACTCAGAAGTTTCTGGTGCGGTTGATAAAATCGTAGGAGAAATGCTTTCTAATTTCTTGGAAGAAAATCCGAACGAAGCAAAATTAATCGTTCAAAAAGTTGTTCTTGCAGCAAAAGCAAGACAGGCAGCGAAAAAAGCAAGAGAGCTTGTTCAGCGTAAATCCCCAATGGGAGGAAGTGGACTTCCAGGAAAACTTTCTGACTGTTCTTCTAAAGACCCGGCAATTTCCGAACTATTCTTAGTCGAGGGAGATTCGGCAGGTGGAACAGCTAAGCAAGGTCGTGACCGTCATTTCCAAGCAATCCTTCCTTTACGTGGTAAAATTTTGAATGTTGAGAAATCAATGCTTCATAAAGTGTACGACAACGAAGAGATTAAAAATATTTATACTGCTCTCGGAGTTTCTGTAGGAACTGAAGAAGACAGCAAAGCGTTGAATATTGCTAAATTGAGATATCATAAAATTGTGATTATGTGTGATGCCGATATTGACGGTGCTCACATTGCCACTTTAATTATGACGTTTTTCTTTAGATACATGAAGGAGCTCATCGAGAATGGATATATTTATATTGCACAACCTCCTTTGTATTTACTGAAAAAAGGAAATAAAAAAGTTTATGCTTATAATGAAAAAGAGCGTGAAGAAATCACTTTGGAAATGTCTCCAGATGGAAAAGGTGTTGAAGTTCAGCGTTACAAAGGTCTTGGGGAAATGAACCCAGAACAACTTTGGGATACGACTCTTAATCCAGAAAAAAGAATGCTAAAGCAAATTGCGATTGAAAATCTGGCAGAAGCAGATAATGTATTTTCTATGTTAATGGGTGACGAAGTGCCACCAAGAAGAGCATTCATTGAGAAAAATGCAATCTATGCAAAAATCGATGTTTAA
- a CDS encoding RsiV family protein, giving the protein MKNFLALSILFSIAFVSCDKTKTSAESLKDKGEQITKADHFSADSIKVNDSLKIDKNLTLHFQSKILAFPTIKNKALLDSIYAPKKIHLADYSKTNLTAALDQKKQEFFDEEKESLKDYKPEFAQNWDNNSHMKVFSKENDFLTIQYTGDGYTGGAHGYYYENYKVFDLKNNKTVHLEDIVSNQDSKIWNPILMDNFTQNDGDKGQVEMLLVNEIPLNNNFYFDKEYLYFLYNQYEITAYAAGTVLIKIPLSDIKPLLADEFIRRQGL; this is encoded by the coding sequence ATGAAAAATTTCTTAGCCTTATCAATCCTATTTTCAATCGCATTCGTCAGTTGCGACAAAACCAAAACTTCCGCAGAAAGTTTAAAAGATAAAGGCGAACAAATCACCAAAGCCGATCACTTCTCGGCTGATTCAATTAAAGTGAATGATTCTTTAAAAATTGATAAAAATCTAACGCTTCATTTTCAGTCCAAAATATTAGCCTTTCCGACTATTAAAAATAAAGCGCTTTTAGATTCCATTTATGCACCAAAGAAGATTCACTTAGCTGATTATTCCAAAACCAATCTTACCGCAGCCTTAGATCAAAAGAAGCAAGAATTCTTTGACGAAGAAAAAGAAAGCTTGAAAGATTATAAACCAGAATTTGCACAAAACTGGGATAATAATTCGCACATGAAAGTATTCTCAAAGGAGAACGACTTTTTGACGATTCAATATACTGGTGATGGTTATACCGGCGGCGCACATGGATATTATTATGAAAACTACAAAGTTTTTGATCTTAAAAACAACAAAACCGTTCACTTAGAAGATATCGTTTCCAACCAAGATTCTAAAATCTGGAATCCTATCTTAATGGATAATTTCACCCAAAACGATGGCGACAAAGGACAAGTAGAAATGCTTTTGGTGAATGAAATTCCGCTCAATAATAACTTTTATTTTGATAAGGAGTATTTATATTTCCTTTATAACCAATACGAAATTACAGCGTATGCTGCCGGCACCGTTTTAATTAAAATTCCACTTTCTGATATCAAACCACTTTTGGCAGATGAATTCATTCGTCGTCAAGGTTTATAA
- a CDS encoding cryptochrome/photolyase family protein: MTNKISIFWFRRDLRLADNHGLFKALESSENVLPIFIFDTEILSKLENKEDRRVDFIVQVLQILNQFLEKSGKSIRILYGKPLDVFKELTENYDIENVFCNEDYEPSAIKRDQEISDFLSQKNIGFQSFKDQVHFHKDDILKSDGTPYTIYTPYSKQWLKKFSDEEEESYPSEKLLHHLIDVEKQEISLGKIGFIKTDYKFVAPKINREILKTYHETRNFPTTPTSEMSVHLRFGTISVRKLAAEATKLNETYLKELIWREFFMQILYHFPKVVNESFKRKYDNISWLYDEELLKKWQEGKTGYPIVDAGMRELNETGLMHNRVRMVCASFFTKHLLMHWRIGEAYFAEKLLDYDLSANNGNWQWSAGTGCDSAPYFRVFNPEEQQKKFDPEFKYIKKWVKEFGTKDYPQPIVEHKFARLRALETYKKGLQEQDF, translated from the coding sequence ATGACTAATAAAATTTCAATTTTTTGGTTTCGAAGAGATTTAAGATTGGCTGATAATCACGGATTATTTAAAGCTTTAGAATCTTCTGAAAACGTTCTGCCTATTTTTATTTTCGACACCGAAATTCTTTCGAAACTTGAAAATAAAGAAGATCGACGAGTTGATTTTATTGTTCAGGTTTTGCAGATTCTAAATCAGTTTTTAGAGAAATCTGGGAAATCGATTAGGATTCTTTATGGTAAACCTTTAGATGTTTTTAAAGAACTTACTGAAAATTATGACATAGAAAACGTTTTCTGTAATGAAGATTATGAACCTTCTGCCATCAAAAGAGATCAGGAAATTTCAGATTTCTTAAGTCAAAAAAATATTGGATTTCAGTCTTTTAAAGATCAGGTTCATTTTCATAAAGATGATATTTTAAAATCTGATGGAACACCTTATACGATCTATACGCCGTATTCAAAGCAATGGCTAAAAAAGTTTAGTGATGAAGAAGAGGAGTCTTATCCAAGTGAGAAACTCCTTCATCATTTAATTGATGTTGAAAAACAGGAAATTTCTTTAGGAAAAATTGGGTTCATAAAAACGGATTACAAATTTGTTGCTCCTAAAATTAATCGTGAAATTTTAAAGACTTATCACGAAACCCGAAATTTTCCAACAACACCAACTTCTGAAATGAGCGTTCATCTTCGTTTTGGTACAATCTCTGTTCGGAAATTGGCTGCTGAAGCAACAAAGTTGAATGAAACTTATTTGAAAGAATTGATTTGGAGAGAGTTTTTCATGCAGATTCTCTATCATTTTCCAAAGGTCGTCAATGAATCTTTTAAGCGTAAATACGATAATATTTCGTGGTTATATGACGAAGAACTTTTGAAAAAATGGCAGGAAGGAAAAACTGGATATCCGATTGTTGATGCAGGAATGCGGGAACTCAACGAAACTGGATTGATGCACAATAGAGTTCGAATGGTTTGCGCGAGTTTTTTCACCAAACATCTTTTAATGCATTGGCGAATCGGTGAAGCTTATTTTGCTGAAAAATTATTGGATTACGATTTATCTGCGAATAATGGAAACTGGCAGTGGAGTGCAGGAACAGGTTGTGATTCCGCGCCTTACTTTAGAGTTTTTAACCCAGAAGAACAGCAGAAGAAATTCGATCCTGAATTTAAATATATTAAAAAATGGGTCAAAGAATTCGGAACAAAAGATTATCCACAACCGATTGTTGAACACAAATTTGCCAGATTGAGAGCTTTGGAAACTTATAAAAAAGGATTACAGGAACAGGATTTTTAA